The Halopelagius inordinatus genomic interval CTAGCGGTCGTCTCCGTCTCGGTGACCGCCACCGCCGACTCGGCCGACGCCGCCCGCCAGCAGGTCGCGACCGACGCAGAACAGATGCGACAGGCCCTCCGTGACGCCGGCATCGCGGACGACGCCGTCGAGACGGTTGCCTACCGCGTCAACCCCGAGTACGACCACTCCGGAGATAGCCGCGATATCGTCGGCTACCGCGCGGTCCACACCTACAGCGTCGAAGTCGAACCCGACCGCGCGGGCGAAGTCGTGGACGTCGCCGTCGGCAACGGTGCGGACCAGATCGACAACGTCGCCTTCACCCTCACCGACCAAACGCGCGCCGAACTCAGAGAACGGGCGATAGAGAACGCCGTCGACGCCGCCCGCACGGACGCCGAGACGGTTGCGTCCGCGTCCAATCTCACCCTCGGCGACGTTCGGTCCGCCTCGACCGACGGCGGCGTCCAGCCGATGTACTACGAACGCGCCGCCCTCGAAGACACCGCCGGCGGCGGCACCTCCTTCGAACCCGGCCCGGTGACGGTGACCGCGACGGTCAGCGTCACGTACGAAGCCGAGTAATCGGAGAACTCCCGGTCCGGCACTCGCCCGACCGAAACCCCGCAAAACCCATCTTTCCGGTCGT includes:
- a CDS encoding SIMPL domain-containing protein codes for the protein MRQRAYVVPIALAALVLLSGCLAPLQAGGGSDAGASDPATISATGSGEVTAEADLAVVSVSVTATADSADAARQQVATDAEQMRQALRDAGIADDAVETVAYRVNPEYDHSGDSRDIVGYRAVHTYSVEVEPDRAGEVVDVAVGNGADQIDNVAFTLTDQTRAELRERAIENAVDAARTDAETVASASNLTLGDVRSASTDGGVQPMYYERAALEDTAGGGTSFEPGPVTVTATVSVTYEAE